The window GCGCATTGCTTTCAAAGCCCGTCGCAATCAACGTAATGCGGATTTCATCTTCCATCGTGGGGTCAATCACCGCCCCAAAGATAATGTTCGCGTTCGGATCGGTGGTCGCGCGAATCAACTCGGCGGCTTCATTGACTTCAAAGAGGCTCAAATCGGGCCCACCGGTAATATTGAAGAGCACGCCACGCGCCCCATCAATGGTAATGTCGAGCAGCGGGCTGCTCACCGCTTGTTCGGCAGCCACACGAGCGCGTTCTTCACCCGACGCCACACCGACCGCCATCAACGCCGCGCCACCTTCGGCCATAATGGTGCGCACGTCGGCAAAGTCCAGGTTGATGAGCCCGGGCACGGTAATCAGTTCCGAAATGCCCTGAATCCCCTGGCGCAACACATCATCCGCCGTCTTGAAAGCGTCTTGAATCGAAGCGCGCTTGTCCACAATTTGGAGCAGGCGGTCGTTGGGGATGACGATGAGCGTATCCACGGCTTCCTGCAACGCTTCGATCCCCGCTTCGGCGTTCTCCATGCGCCGCTTGCCTTCAAACGAGAAGGGGCGCGTCACAACGCCGATGGTGAGTGCGCCAGCCTCGCGAGCAATCTTCGCCACCACAGGCGCGGCGCCCGTGCCTGTGCCGCCCCCCATGCCGGCAGTGATGAAGACCATATCCGCGCCACGCAAGGCGTTGTAGAGGTCTTCCATGCTCTCTTCGGCGGCTTTGCGCCCCACTTCGGGATTGCCGCCTGCACCCAGCCCGCGCGTCAGTTTGTCGCCAATGCGAATGCGGTGCGGCGCCTGGCTGAGCAAAAGCGCCTGGGCGTCGGTATTGACGGCGATGAATTCCACACCGCGAATCCCCGCTTCGATCATGCGGTTGACCGCGTTGGACCCACCGCCCCCCACGCCAACGACTTTGATTTGGGCAAAGTTCTCGATTTCGTTGTATTCTTCAAAGGGCATTTCTTGTTGATTGTGGTACATGACATTCCTCCTGTTCAACTTGCGACTTTTTCACAACCGGCTTTCATCAAACCGGTTGGTATTCCCTCACTCAACTCGGCAGCAACATCTGCAACCATTCACGCAACCGCGCCCACGGTGATTGAACTTCGGCGCGTTGCGGCGTTGGTTCCTTCACCTGGTGATGATGCGCGCCCCATTCCAGCAACCCAACGCTTGTGGCGTACGTGGGCGACCCCAGCACATCCACCAAGCCTGAAAGGCGCTCGGTATGAGGCGGGGCGATACGCACCGGCAAGCCAAACACTTCGTGCGCGGCTTCGCGCAATCCGGGCAAATTGGCGGTTCCACCACAGAAGACCAGTCCGGCAGGGAGCAAGCCATCGTAGCCGGAGCGTTTGATTTCGCGCTGGATGAGGTCGAAGATATCGGCGACGCGATAGGCGAGGATTTCGGCAATTTCGCTCCGCCACACCTGCTGAACGCTTGTATCGCCGAAGGCGCTCACTTCGATAACTTCATCTTCGACGACGCTTTCAGGGTGCGCCGCGCCGTAGCGCAATTTCAGGCGCTCCGCCGTTGCGACGGGGCATTGTAATGCCACAGCCAGGTCATGTGTCAAGTGCGCGCCCCCAAGCGGCAGACTCGCCGTATGCCAAACGGAGCCTTCCAAAAAGATGCTGATATCGGTTGTGCCGCCGCCAATATCCACCAGCACAACCCCCAATTCCTTCTCGTCTTCTTCCAGCACCGCTTCACCCGACGCCAGCGGTTCCAGCACGAAGGCTTCCACCAACACGCCCGCATTGCGGCAACACTCTTCCAACGTCTGCAACGCCGTCACCGCCGCCGTCACAATGTGCGCCTCCACTTCAAGGCGATACCCATGCAGCCCAATGGGGTTGCGCACGCCATTCTCGCCGTCCAACCAATAGCCGCGCGGAATGATGTGCACCACCTCTTGCGAATGGGGAATGGCCACTGTTCGCGCTGATTCGAGCGCCCGCCGCACATCTTGCGCTTCGACGCGGTGGTTGCTGCGCGCAATCGAAACGGTGCCGCGGCTATTGATACCCGCAATGTGCGCCCCCGCTACACCCACAAACGCCGATTCCACTTGCACACCAGCGGCGCGTTCGGCTTTGTGTACCGCTTCTTCCACAGCGGCGCTGGCCGCCGCCACATCCACAATAACCCCTTTCTTGACACCTTGCGACGGCGCAACCCCCACACCAACCACGTGGATACGGTTGCCGCGCTCCACTTCACCAATGAGACACGCCACTTTTGAAGTTCCAATATCAAGCCCGACTACCACGTGCGACATAGACGACTCCTTGTCTCACTCCCCTGTGCGCACCTGATAAAATGGCCTCTCAGGCACCGTCAAATCCAGAAACGCTACATTGCCTTCCGCCGCAATCGTTTCGGCAAAGGTACGATAGACGGCAACCTTCCATGCCAAATCATGGCGGTCGCCAAAGCGCACTTCCCAGCCACCTTCGGCGAAGAAACTCACACCAGCCGCCGGTCGCCAGTCAAACGCGCGGCGTTCCGGCAACAAGGCGTGCAATTCCAGTACGGTACGCACTGCTTCGGGGTCCACTTGCATACCCGGTTGCGCCGGTATCCCGCGCATATCGCGAATCACCAACGCATCGGACGCATCGCCACGCAAGCGGAACAACACGCCCTCGGTATCCACAAAGTAACTCTCGGCGTTGCTCTGCCAGACCGCCACCGGCTCGCGCTCCACAATCCGGATGGTCACACGGTTCGGCAAGCGCACCGACACATCGGCTTGCTTGATGGTGGGCTCACTCAGCAAGCGCGCTTCTACGTCATCCGGACGAATCCAAAACACATGCCATCCATCAATATCCGCCAGCGTGTACACTTCTGCGGCGGTCAACAACTGTGCGCCTTCTATCCGTGCATCAAACACGTAGAAGGTATTGCTCATAAAGAGCCAATACGCCACCGCTCCCAAAATTGTCAGCAGAGCCAGCGAAACCCAGCGATGGCGCGGCATGGTCTGCACCGCCACGCTGTGGCGCAGCACATTCGTTTCCACCGTGCGCCCAAACATGCGTTCCGAGCGGCGGCGCACCACACGGCGCCCATTGCGGCGCGGGCGTGGCGTCCCAATGCGACTGTTTGAGCGTCGTCGGCGCGGCATACTCACTCCACCCGGTTCTGCATTTTTTCAGCGTGACGTTCCAACGCCAGTTCCAGCAGACGCTGGACAACATCGGTGTAGGTCATGCCCTCGGCTTCCCACAAACGGGCGTACATGCTCAGGTGGGTGAAGCCAGGCATAGTGTTCAACTCGTTGAGAAATACCTCTCCCGTCTGAGGGTCGAGCAAAAAATCAACCCGCGCGAGGCCACTGCCGTCAATGGCGCGGAAGGCTTGCACCGCCATCTCGCGCACACGATTCATCAAGGCTTCGTCAATCGGAGCGGGCACCAGCAACTCACTATGCCCGTCCGTGTACTTCGCCACGTAGTCGTAGAAAGTGTGCTCGCCCAGCGGGCGAATTTCGCCCGCCACGCTGGCGCGCGGTTCATCGTTCCCCAGCACAGACACTTCGATTTCACGGGCGTTGGGCACGCCGTACTCCACAATCACCTTGCGGTCGTACTGCGCCGCCAGGTCAATCGCCGCCGCGACATCATCGCCCACATCCACGCGCGAAACCCCCACACTCGAACCCAAATTCGCCGGTTTCACAAAGAGCGGGCGGTGGTCGCCAAAGTGCGCTTCCACCTCACGCAACACTGCGTCGCGCTGTTGCCGCCAGCGATGGCGCATCACCACCAGATACGGCACTTGCGGTAGCCCCGCGGCGGCAAGCACTACTTTTGCCATGGCTTTGTCCATCGCCAGCGCCGACGCCAACACGCCACAGCCCACGTAGGGCACGCCCGCCATTTCGAGCAACCCTTGCACCGTACCATCTTCGCCGTATGGTCCATGCAGGACCGGAAAGACAACATCCACCTCGTGCAGCAGAAGCGCCCCGGCGACATCCAGCGCATACCGTTCGGGACGCGGCGGCACACGTGTTTGGGCGCTATGGTCGCGCATGGCTTCAGGGTGGACGCCCGGCAACCACAAGCCATCGCGCGTAATCCCGATGGGATAGACGCGGTAGTTGAGCGTTGTCAGCGCTTGAATCACAGAGCGCGCCGAAAGAAGCGAGACGTCATGCTCGCCACTTCGTCCGCCAAAGAGCACGGCGACCGTATGAATGTCGGAACGAGTGCGCCCGTGGTTCATTTCAATCCCATTCCCCTACAAATTCGACTTCGGGTTCCAATTCAACACCAAATTTTTCTTTGACAACCTGCTGAATGTGCTCAATCAAGGCGCGAATATCAGCCGCTGTAACGCCTTCTTCGGTGACGATGAAGTTCGCATGTTGCTCACTCACACGTGCGCCACCAATCTTGTACCCCTTCAGACCGGCGGCTTCGATGAGCCGTCCGGCGTAATCGCCCGGCGGATTCTTGAACGTGCTGCCGCCGCTTGCCTGGCGCGGTTGTGATTCGGAACGCAAGCGCATAAACCGCTGCGCCCGCTGTTTGATTGCCTCCGGGTCATCACGCCGCAGAGCAAACAAGGCACGCAACACAACCGGCCGCTTGTACGGCTCAATGTCCAAAATCATGGAATGCCGGTAGCCAAAATCCATTTCTTCGGCTTTGAGTGTGCGAATAGTGCCGTCCGGGTCCATCACCTGCACGGCACGCACCACATCGGCGGTCTCGTACCCCCACGCCCCGGCGTTCTGCACAACAGCGCCGCCCACCGTGCCGGGAATGCCGATCGCCCATTCCAGGCCGGCAACCCCTTCGCGGATGAGTTGCCCGGCGAGCCAGGGCAACGAAACGCCCGAATCCACAATCATGGCAATGTAGTCGCCTTCGGGGCGCAGGCGATACTTGCGGGCGCGATTGAGAATCACCAGCCCGCGCACGCCCTTATCGCTGACCAAAATGTTGCTCCCGCCGCCAATCACGCGGTAGGGCACTTTGGCGCGGTGCGCCGTGTGGACGGCTTTGATGAGTTCATCGGTATCGTCCACCCGCAAGAACCATTCCGCCGGCCCGCCCACGCGCCACGACGTGTAAGGCGCAAGCGGCTCATCTTGCTTCAAGCGGTCTTCAAAAGCATTGTGAAAAATGACGCGCACCAAATCACGCTTGGACAACGTCTCGCGTGACGCCCAACGGCGCGGCCCGCTGCTCCGCTTCTTGGCATTCATCCGGCGAGCCTCCCTGGTGTCTGGCGAAGGGGCACACGCACAATACGCCGTTGCACCTTCAACACTTCAAAAATGGTTGGTGCGGGGCCCAGTTGTTGAAGCAACCGTTCAGCCACACGACGAGCATGGATTGGGTCAATTTGGCGTGTGTGCTGGGTCATCCCGCCCTCCTTTCATGTTGTTTGGTCTCGCGGTCTTCAAGCGCTTGCCGCAAGCGTGGTCCCAAAGTGGTAATATCACCTGCGCCAAGCGTCAAAATCACCACATCTTCGGGCACATCCTGCAACAAACGGCTAAGCAATTCATCCTGCGTCGGAACATAGACCACCTCGACGCCTTGCAGACGTTGCGCCAGGTCGGCGGCGCTTACCCCAAACGAGTTCGTTTCGCGCGCGGCATACACATCGCTCACGTACACGCGGTCGGCGTCGGTAAAGGCGGTTGTAAATTCATCAAACAGCGCCGCCAGGCGGCTGTACGTATGCGGCTGAAAAATCGCCCAAATTTGGCGCTCGCCAAAACGCTCACGCGCCGCCCGCAACGTCGCCCGAATCTCGCTGGGGTGGTGCGCGTAATCATCAAAAATTTGCACGCGCCCCACTGTGCCAACGGGTTGAAAACGGCGCTCCGCGCCCTCAAAGCGCGCGAGTGTGTACTGCAAATCGCTCGTCTCAATCCCCAAGGTGTGCGCCACAGCAATACACGCCAGCGCATTGAGCACATTATGCCGTCCGGGCACCCGCAACTGGAAAGCGCCCATTGGCACACCGTCATACACAGCCACAAAATTGAACCCACCCACATCATTGGGTTCCAATGCCGCCGCCTGCCAGCGGTTTTCGGGCTGAAACCCATACGTGAGCGTGCGCGTCGAAGCGGGCGCCGAATCCATCACAGCCCGCGCGCCGGCGTCATCACCACACACAATGAGCCATCCATCGGCGCGCACCTGTGCCACAAAGCGGCGAAACGTCTCCAATACGGCTTCTTCGGTCGGATAGATATCCGGGTGGTCGTGTTCAACGTTCGTTACCACCGCCACATAGGGTTGCAAACCCAGAAACGCATAGTCGTACTCGTCGGCTTCCAGCACGAACCATTGGCTGCCGCCAACGCGCGCGTTGCCCTGCAATTGGGGCACTTCGCCGCCAATCACCGCCGTCGGATCAAAACCGGCGTCCGCAAGGGCAAGCGTCAGCATGGCTGTGGTGGTGGTCTTGCCATGCGTGCCGGCGACAGCAATCAAGTCGTAGTCGCGCGTCAGTTCCGCCAACCACTGATTGCGCTTGAGCACCGGAATGCCGCGCGCCCGTGCGGCTTGCACTTCCGGGTTGTCGTCCGGCACAGCGCTCGACATGACCACCAAATCAGCATCACCCACAAACTCGGCGCTATGCCCCAAAAAGACTTCCGCACCTGCGCGGCGAAGGGCATCCAGGCGTGGGCTCGGCATGCGGTCGGAGCCGCTGACCCGCCACCCGCGCGCCAGCATGACGGACGCCAGCGCCGACAGCCCAGCGCCGCCAATGCCTATGAAGTGAA of the Ardenticatena maritima genome contains:
- the ftsA gene encoding cell division protein FtsA; the encoded protein is MSHVVVGLDIGTSKVACLIGEVERGNRIHVVGVGVAPSQGVKKGVIVDVAAASAAVEEAVHKAERAAGVQVESAFVGVAGAHIAGINSRGTVSIARSNHRVEAQDVRRALESARTVAIPHSQEVVHIIPRGYWLDGENGVRNPIGLHGYRLEVEAHIVTAAVTALQTLEECCRNAGVLVEAFVLEPLASGEAVLEEDEKELGVVLVDIGGGTTDISIFLEGSVWHTASLPLGGAHLTHDLAVALQCPVATAERLKLRYGAAHPESVVEDEVIEVSAFGDTSVQQVWRSEIAEILAYRVADIFDLIQREIKRSGYDGLLPAGLVFCGGTANLPGLREAAHEVFGLPVRIAPPHTERLSGLVDVLGSPTYATSVGLLEWGAHHHQVKEPTPQRAEVQSPWARLREWLQMLLPS
- the murC gene encoding UDP-N-acetylmuramate--L-alanine ligase; its protein translation is MNEQRRHIHFIGIGGAGLSALASVMLARGWRVSGSDRMPSPRLDALRRAGAEVFLGHSAEFVGDADLVVMSSAVPDDNPEVQAARARGIPVLKRNQWLAELTRDYDLIAVAGTHGKTTTTAMLTLALADAGFDPTAVIGGEVPQLQGNARVGGSQWFVLEADEYDYAFLGLQPYVAVVTNVEHDHPDIYPTEEAVLETFRRFVAQVRADGWLIVCGDDAGARAVMDSAPASTRTLTYGFQPENRWQAAALEPNDVGGFNFVAVYDGVPMGAFQLRVPGRHNVLNALACIAVAHTLGIETSDLQYTLARFEGAERRFQPVGTVGRVQIFDDYAHHPSEIRATLRAARERFGERQIWAIFQPHTYSRLAALFDEFTTAFTDADRVYVSDVYAARETNSFGVSAADLAQRLQGVEVVYVPTQDELLSRLLQDVPEDVVILTLGAGDITTLGPRLRQALEDRETKQHERRAG
- a CDS encoding cell division protein FtsQ/DivIB: MPRRRRSNSRIGTPRPRRNGRRVVRRRSERMFGRTVETNVLRHSVAVQTMPRHRWVSLALLTILGAVAYWLFMSNTFYVFDARIEGAQLLTAAEVYTLADIDGWHVFWIRPDDVEARLLSEPTIKQADVSVRLPNRVTIRIVEREPVAVWQSNAESYFVDTEGVLFRLRGDASDALVIRDMRGIPAQPGMQVDPEAVRTVLELHALLPERRAFDWRPAAGVSFFAEGGWEVRFGDRHDLAWKVAVYRTFAETIAAEGNVAFLDLTVPERPFYQVRTGE
- the murB gene encoding UDP-N-acetylmuramate dehydrogenase, encoding MNAKKRSSGPRRWASRETLSKRDLVRVIFHNAFEDRLKQDEPLAPYTSWRVGGPAEWFLRVDDTDELIKAVHTAHRAKVPYRVIGGGSNILVSDKGVRGLVILNRARKYRLRPEGDYIAMIVDSGVSLPWLAGQLIREGVAGLEWAIGIPGTVGGAVVQNAGAWGYETADVVRAVQVMDPDGTIRTLKAEEMDFGYRHSMILDIEPYKRPVVLRALFALRRDDPEAIKQRAQRFMRLRSESQPRQASGGSTFKNPPGDYAGRLIEAAGLKGYKIGGARVSEQHANFIVTEEGVTAADIRALIEHIQQVVKEKFGVELEPEVEFVGEWD
- a CDS encoding D-alanine--D-alanine ligase family protein gives rise to the protein MNHGRTRSDIHTVAVLFGGRSGEHDVSLLSARSVIQALTTLNYRVYPIGITRDGLWLPGVHPEAMRDHSAQTRVPPRPERYALDVAGALLLHEVDVVFPVLHGPYGEDGTVQGLLEMAGVPYVGCGVLASALAMDKAMAKVVLAAAGLPQVPYLVVMRHRWRQQRDAVLREVEAHFGDHRPLFVKPANLGSSVGVSRVDVGDDVAAAIDLAAQYDRKVIVEYGVPNAREIEVSVLGNDEPRASVAGEIRPLGEHTFYDYVAKYTDGHSELLVPAPIDEALMNRVREMAVQAFRAIDGSGLARVDFLLDPQTGEVFLNELNTMPGFTHLSMYARLWEAEGMTYTDVVQRLLELALERHAEKMQNRVE
- the ftsZ gene encoding cell division protein FtsZ, producing the protein MYHNQQEMPFEEYNEIENFAQIKVVGVGGGGSNAVNRMIEAGIRGVEFIAVNTDAQALLLSQAPHRIRIGDKLTRGLGAGGNPEVGRKAAEESMEDLYNALRGADMVFITAGMGGGTGTGAAPVVAKIAREAGALTIGVVTRPFSFEGKRRMENAEAGIEALQEAVDTLIVIPNDRLLQIVDKRASIQDAFKTADDVLRQGIQGISELITVPGLINLDFADVRTIMAEGGAALMAVGVASGEERARVAAEQAVSSPLLDITIDGARGVLFNITGGPDLSLFEVNEAAELIRATTDPNANIIFGAVIDPTMEDEIRITLIATGFESNARRQRPPQEAMKRAVGDGQAPRRGPNLHEKVKEFPARRFDRDDLDVPAFLRRR